Below is a genomic region from Sphaeramia orbicularis chromosome 6, fSphaOr1.1, whole genome shotgun sequence.
AATCAAGACCCCCTTAAAAATGGACTAAAGATCTGTCAAATCTTTGAAATGTATATCTGACAGAAATTtactgaaatttctttttttcattccacTTATGCTATTAGATTAAGACACCCGATCCTTTTTTCTTGTATCACTCCGGTATAAATGCCAGATGGTTTTGGAAGATTGATATATCCCATAATGGTTTGTGTTCTAACAATATTAGTTGTCATGAATTGATTTGGGTCGTTGGTGCTAGAGCTAAGGGTCATTTTTGTTTAATCTCTTGATTGTATGGTCAGTCATTTGGTCTGGGGTGTTAAAGTGTCTCCCAAAGCTTGAGatgttttaaaatatctttttaaatCTGCAACCCAAAGATATTCAGTGTATTATTATAGCTGAGAAAATAAATTAGGGTATATTCATATTATTGTGAAATATTATTTCCAGATGTGTTGAATAGACATGTATGCTTTGTGAAGTGCTGACAGTtatcaccttttcatgcagggaaCAACAGAGCCATGGCAACTGCACAGTCTGCGGTAACATTTGCAGTGTGCATCCTGATGATAACAGAGCTGATACTTGCAAAGAAAGACTACTATGATATACTTGGAGTGCCTAAGGATGCCACTGAACGACAGATAAAAAAGGCTTTCCACAAACTTGCAATGAAGTATCACCCCGATAAAAACAAGAGCCCAGATGCTGAAGTGAGATTCAGGGAAATTGCTGAAGGTACAGTTGATTCATTCTTTTTGTGAAAATACTGCTTTCTGTTACACTGAGTATACTTAATCATTTAGCCTTTTAGCCTTTTCTTTGCAAGTATAGAGGAACCTCCCTTGTACTTCATACCTCTTAACTTCGATTTCTCAATACATTAACGCTTGTCATGACTGAGTTACAAAACTGGTTCTCTGTATTCATACCTATAAGATCATTATGCACTAAAGCTCTGTACTGCTTGTGTCTGTCTTTATTCAGCTTATGAAACTTTATCAGATGATaccaaaagaagaaaatatgaccAGTTTGGCACTGCATACTTCACTGGGGATACTCAAAGCAGGCACAGAGAAGGCACTGACCAACCATTCAACTTTGACGATATGTTCA
It encodes:
- the dnajb9a gene encoding dnaJ homolog subfamily B member 9a; protein product: MATAQSAVTFAVCILMITELILAKKDYYDILGVPKDATERQIKKAFHKLAMKYHPDKNKSPDAEVRFREIAEAYETLSDDTKRRKYDQFGTAYFTGDTQSRHREGTDQPFNFDDMFKDFDIYSQNRHARYRRHFDEQSRFQKESHSRHKRHFHGGFGGGIFDDMFDDMEKMFTFERHTKQTENRFHGASKQHCRTVTQRRGNMVTTYTDCSAS